The region TTTATCGATGGCAACAAGATCCAACTCACCAGTTCCACAGTAGGTACAACGGAGAGGATCGTGGATAGGAGATCACGCTTGATGAGTGAATCTGTGAAGAGAACTTGAGATTCTACAGGATGAGAGGACCGTTTATGGGTGGGCCTACTTAAATCAAGACCGGACAAATAATGTAACACACTTGGCATTGGGGACTTCATGCAGCTACTCAGCACCTGAATCTGCAGGAATTCAGCTGTTCCTGGATCGGATTAGTGGACACAAGGGAGGGATTTAAAAGGGCATCAACagaatgacttcctgagcttacATTTTCTTATGGATACTGGGGACTTTCTCAGGAAAGCAGAGATTAATGCACCCAAGGAATGAAAGCAGTGCTCACTTTCATGAAGCATGTTTGTCTGCTGCCCAAAGACTGATCCCTTCTAAGGTTAGAGAATTCAGGAAGTGAAAAAAGACATTGATGGAACATCTATTGAAAGTAACATCCTAATGTCTGAAACTGAACAATGGACTCACATCAGATCCCATCCTCGCTGTGCAAACGTTTAGCTTTGAAGACTTAGAACATGCTGGAAAGGGCCAGTAAAATGAGACACCAATCCAAAATCTTTTGAAAGCATCAACTGAATATTTGTGTGTAAAGCAATGACCTCACATCTTGTCTCATCCTCACAATGCTTCAACTGTGAACTGAGATTTTGAAGTAGTAGACATGAGTTAGATACCAATGGAGCCATGCTCACCATCTTACCTCTTGTTTCAGTCCAGCACACGAATCTGATAACTCAGGAAACAATGGATTACTGTAACTGTACTTTCATTATTTCAACTGCCTTTAAGTAAACCTCAACTGGTTGGAAGAGCAACACACATTGTTTACTGAAACATGCCTCTCATTAGAACAAAAGTTAGTTGTACATTCAATGTTTTTTACTGTAGTGCATTGTCTGTCTTTGAGCTTTAACAAACCTGCTAGAAAGGAAAACACTTGAACAGTGGGATTGTATTTAAAATATAGTATTTTGTGCATTCATgtttatcatcttttttttgtattgcagCATATGATTGCATTCTGTCACCCCTATCAATCAGTAAAATAGTATGACACCGTTTGCTCCAATTGTGTACTGCATCACCTACTTGCAAACAGGACATAAGAAAAACCTCCTCATTGAACACAGGCTCCATAGTGAGCCACTACTAAAGTCTGATAAAACTCCACAATTGAAATGTACTGTAATCACTGGTAGAATAAGTTGTTTTCAAAAAGATACATGCTTACTTAGTTACAGTTTTAATCAAGAACACTTCAAAGAGAATCATGCTGATAACATCCGGTGTTATTTGCCTTGATTTCTAGTGAATTGGCTTTGTGACAGTCCCAGCTAtgttgtgtgtattgtgtacaATTTGTCTTAATGTTGGGGGTTTGTAATTGGGATTCTATGTGATATGTAGTCAGCAATAGAAAATATACCAGGAAcataaaaaattcaaaatgccagGAAGCCCTcattgtttaataaataattgccagaaaaaagtgttttgtttgatgAGGTTTGATCAATTTTTGAAGAATTGAAGGTGGGTCATTGACCAATATCTAATATTATGCATTAGAACCATAACCACTTTAACCGTGAAATCATATTTTCCTTTCAGAACCTGTAAGATCTCTCTTAGCttgtaaaaacaatgaattcTTGGTTATATAAAAATGGTTGTACTTGTCAGGCAGCTTGagtgtaaaaaaagatgaacaaacaGGTTTTGGATTTCTCaactgggttagggttagggtcagATTTTCTGTTTCTAGTGTCAGATCTACCAGTATTTTCACATAATGTGAAACACTCCTATTTCTGTATCAACCCATGAACtcacttttttgtcttttttagtaCATTTTTACAGCGTTACTTGTACAAGACTGTTTCTGTGACAGGAAACTATGCAGTTTGGTGCAGTTATTGATACAATTTACCAGAATTCACTGAGAAGCCCATGTAACTGTCAGGAAACCGGGACGGTGGGACACAGGTGCGGACACAGGTGCGGACccaggggtggggtggggtggggtggggtgggggggggggcgacgaCAATGAAACAGTATAGAGCCAAAACACCCTTCTAACTAATGTACTGAAAATGATTAGCTGACTCGAAACTATATTGTCCGGGAGACCCAGAAACAATTCACGGAAGTAAAGGCTGCCAGGGAGGCcttaaaactcaacacaaaagGCTTGGGTATATCAACTACCCAGCACCCCAAGTTATTTTAGCaatagacacaaatacacagaaagttatttgtttgtgtttatgaacacacagacaacaagagacaacacagggagaacctctcactacctctgaaggtgagataatgagtcagcacagagcactgaATTCCAGGAGTATAAATAAGCTTCCCACACCTGGCTTTAATCAAGGCcaatcagccacaaacacacctgtctcTGCACTTAGGTGATTCAGTCACCAACCCCAGTGAGAAGCCAGAGAGTGTGTCCTTACAGTAACAGGATTTTGTTTAAATTGGCCAGTACTTTTTGATGACAAAGGAATTCCTCAGGGATCCATTTTGGAGCCTCTTTGGTTCTTCAAAAGTCAGTTCTACTGTCATCAGTTGTGGAGCTACAATAAATaggaaattattattattttataacatGGCAGAAAAGACTCTGGTTAGACGGTTCCCTCATTCACAACTTAGTACTCATAATTGGTCCAGGGTTAATACAAAATAGCCAAAAATAGAACAACAGGTGCAACAGGTGCAGTAAAGTCAAATTACTATGACCTTTTTGTGGGTGTTGTGGTGGCATCTCAGCATCTGCTACTGCCTGCTTCCTGTGACAGCAGCGTTCATTGTTTGATTGAATAAATCAGACAGCTGCTAATGAAGGTACCTAAATCAGGCGATCTAACCTTATTTAGATTTTACATATTTACGTTTGTTTTTGCTACTGCGATTGGTCTGAAATGATTACATGCAGCTCTTACCTGATGATGTTCACTAACAGAGGAACATTATTGATTGTATTGATTTTTGTTGAATAACCAATCAGCAGATTTAAATTTTAGATTTAGTTGCAGCATCTTATCAGTGCTCCGATAACGTATAACTTGAGTATTTCCTCCAACATACTCTTAAACATTGGATCCCTTTTTCTTTAACAAcattaacatgtaaaaacaaagcTACTATTCATAATTGAGTAACACAACACAGGGTGTCATCAAATGTTTGTTCACACCTCAACCTTGTCATATGCTTTATTTTACACTtctacattattttttattttatgtttctaaAACATGTCCCTTGCTGACAGTCTAGCGACTTTACTTCCTAAGAGCTGTATTTCACACATATAATTGCCATCTGTTTCATCCCTCCCTTTGTTTCTTTCAGATTTCTTTGGGGATTAGAGGAAAGTGGCAAGAAGCATCAGAACTCTGAAACACGACAATTTCAGAGGTGTTAATCAGTCTGgtgatttcttttaaaatgattatacCATTACATTGAATACGGTTTTGACTTAAAGAaccttttgttgtgtctttgagtCTGCTTTCACTTAATAATGTACTAAGCTTATTGTTACTTCACTAGGACATCCAACCTGCAGAATACTGTGCATGTTTGCCAGCCTCACATCTGCGTTTAAGGTGTTtaccattgactgtatataaaaataaacaacacagcTCCATCTTCTTCAGTTGAACATGAGTGAAGCCTAATACCCCTTAGATTGGCAATGACAAACGGTGCTGGTGTTGTCATAAGGAGTCTGTGCAGTATAGTCTGCCATGGATATCATGTCCCGCCCAATATGCGTTGATTTACCAACAACATGCAGAACCCTTAAGTTGACAATGtccagaacagattcttgtgtcggtTTGAAGCAGAGAGTCACAGTAATGAAAAGTTAATTGACTGTTGTGTTGGAATTTGTTTCTTCTATTCCTCCTCTACCGTACGAATCCTGTGAACCACAGcgtcacagcagcagcatccttcAATCGGTggcattttacacatttttattgcgTCAAATAGCTCATTAAAATGTATCTCCTCAGAATCGACACTTGGACATAAATATGCATTATAAAGACTaaagacagaaaccatgtttgagaaagTTATTTGATGTGtaattttgattttatagtaTGATTGAATTCCCATTTGCATATCTGTCCTCGACCTGGCAGAAAGGCTGGATGAAGGAGCAAGCTGGCCGAAAGTGTCATCGGACAGCGTTCCATTTACCTTACTTATCTGCAATtctcaactcaactcaactttattcatgtagcactttaaacacaacgtagttgatccaaagtgctgaacattgcagaaacaaagcGTTAGAAAATaacagacaagaacaacaacaataaaaaaagaaaagaacaagtgTTAATTGCAGTGTAACACAAGACCAACAGAGCTATgggtttctgtctctctcgttCTCTGCATCAACATAAAActttaacaaatgttttatcttATATTTAGCGCCCTTATTCTTGGCTACAGTGTGTGATTACTGTAAAAAGCTCTGACATTTTGAAGTATACCAGACGGatagaagaataaaaaataattaaaaatgtgttactgCCACAAATTCGAATcactgagtcagagagagacggacgGGTAAGAGTTCATACACATACAGTCGGGATCACTGATGTTGTGTAGCTAATGGAAGCTTCAATGATGTAGTTTAAAATTAACCATTTAATCCCTATTAAAAGTTTACAAAGGAAGaggtaaacaacacaaacttcTGCACTGATGCTTCCACTTCATAACCAAGCTCGTGATAACACTGCACAGGTTATAACTTGGACATAATACACTCTACAGTATACAATGGACAAACTGACTAAAGAATATTTCCATCTGCCCCTAATATATAAACAAATGTTGAATTTCTGAGTAAAGACATACAGATTAAAGTGGAATCCCCCTAAAAGACCAAATCTTGATAATcagaagtgaaaaagaaaacgtcTTTCTCTGTTATTAGTGCATGGGCGTCCTCAGACTATCATGTGACTGATGGCACTAATGTGATAGCTCATAAGGGAAGTACAAGCcagacatgtatttttaaaatgaaaaaaaatattggttttgtgttttccttgaCTAGAATAAAGACAATTTCATGACAAATAGGTGGCTAAAAATACACCAGAATACTGGAAGTAGAGATGAGACGCTCAATATTTCCCTGGGGGGGAAAGACCCCCAGACTTCCCCAGCTTATGAGTATTGCAGCTGGTCAGTATAAAGAACctttttggtttcacttttggggagctgtcttgttgtccatctttttatacagtctgtgattcacactgagactttttttttttttaacttcatggTCTATCAAGTCATTTTGAGCATACATTACCAGAGATTGTACGTCGCTtcggataaaagcgtctgctaagtgaattgtagataGAATACTAAACATAAAACCCATTGTACTTTCTAATTCTCCTGTGCAACATGCCCATATAGAGCGTTCAGAAATGACCTATTAAAAGAGCAAAAGACatacaaaaaagcaaaagacatacaaaaaagcaaaagacatacaaaaaagcaaaagacatacaaaaaagaggagagaaaaaagagagctaAAGACTGCTTCTTAAATCTGTCATTTTTGTAGTGACTATTTTCAGCCACTAGAGGGCTGTATAAAACAGGGTAAAGAGATGATGGATAAGGAAGTTAAATGGGCTTTTTAATATGTGCCAAATATCTATTCACATATATTTTGAGCTTCAgttaatgtatttctttttaaagtaagAGTTTATTTTACACTTATCATGGATATCAGATTATTAGATAAATAATTAACAGGTATCAAAAGACAGAACCTAATATTGCCTTGTTGGACACCGATAACAATAATTTCACTCGTTTCATGCAGGTGAACAATAAATACCCGAGGTTTTTTATGGAGTTGGAGACTTGCAAAGGCAGCCACATGACGAGTATCAAAGAGAGGGAAACATcacacagactgttgtcataacAACATATTGCAATGAACACAAGGTGCCATCTGGTCTGAGATTTTTTTAAGACACACCGAGAGGACAAGGCGAGAGATAATTGTTCCCAGGAACAGGAATAAGACTGAATGAGCAGCTTTGATATTTAACACTGTTGTGGAAACACTGTGCGTGTAAAACGGCTCAGTGTGGAGAGAGTGCAAGTCGTGAGAAAGTGTGATTTATTGTGCATTTCATAAGATCAATAAAGGGAACAGAAAGTAGCAGTTATGAGATCAGGGGAAGAACTTTTTGATTGCACAATGTTCTTTGAGCCAAACGTCCTAATTCATAGTTGTTAGCGGCTCACACGCACATTAATCACACACATTAATCTGTATTCAATCCAGGTCCACACTGACCTTGAGCTCTTCACCTGAGCTATGCGCTCTGCATCCATTAAGTGGACGTGGTGTAAAACTATCTCACAGCATCAGCGTGAAGTGTCTATTACCACCGTCTTATTTCCTGTTTATATGGCAACTGCCTCAACATCCTGTTTTTAATTACTTCTCTCCAGCAGCAGATGCTTCTCACTGCAACCTGCTGTGGATTACTCCCCTGAGAACTAATGTGCTGTGACAGACCCCACTTTTCCAATCAATAACTCGCCCTAAATCTGCCATCTCTCTGCCTGCCAAACACACTCCCACTTCTAATGGCACATCATTTTCTTTAAGGGGGTGTAATTGCAGACTGTGGAAAGCTGTAGCCCCTTTGTGTTCCAACTACGTAGATACTGTAAAGGAATCTGAAAGTGCAGTcgacacaggaagtgatgaaggGGGGGCTTTACACTGTGCTCAGCCTCACCACGCTTTCCATCACATTACCCTTTGAGAAAGCGTTCACTTCCCTGTTTTGGCTGAGTGCTCAGATAAACCGCCACACTGCTTCACAAAGCTTGTCGAGATGTTTGGGTGATTTCTTTGGTAAGTGAAGTTTTTTATTGTTGAGGAAAAGCTATCTGATCTGTTTGAACTTTTGACACGGAGAGGGGGGAAAGTAGATCTGGCTGACATGTTTTAAAGTCTCTTTTGTAAGTCTGTTTTggtaaaaatctgaaaaagactAATTTAAATGACTTGATTTCATTAATGTTCTGCAGGtggattcatttttaaacaaataatcaCCCATAATTAACAAAACACATagttgtgatttaaaaatactcTAATCCTGGGGAAGTTTCAGTCATTACAGTTACTCACATACACAACATGACAGTGGGAAATATAggaatgtaaatataaatatgaatagcatgagaatataaaaatatgaaaaaaggtatgttaaaaaaattaaaagtattGAAGAATTAAgcgatgttaaaaaaaattacagcaATATGTACAATAATCACAATTTAGACATATAACACATGCAGTGTTACTCACTAGGCTCAATAAGAGTAATAATAGTGATTATAAGAAGTACAGTAAATTACAGTAAAAAAGATAACAACCCAAAAGTGAAACAAGGAAGTCACATGGTTTTCCATCAACAcagttcaatcaatcatttCTGAGCCCAAAATTTCACTTCTACATTGTTCACCCTCAACATGGATTAAAGTTACACTTTCACATTCTTTCCACACTTTGATGTACATGAATAtgttcctttcttttttaatagcttgtttatgtttcataatTTAATTGGACTAACACAAAGTACAGACAGACATGGTCTGTTTCTCTTCCTGTGTCGTTCACAGTGCAGCTGCACAGCTTTTATAAATATCTATTCAAATTAACAAGCAGCAGGTTCCGCAAAttgcaaaaacacagaatacaGCATGTTCATATTTAGAAACAGCTTCTCGCCGATTCAACTGTAACGttgccttttcctttttctaagTCACAACTTTTGACCTGCTTTTAAACTATTATGCTTTAACTGTAAGTAACACTTCAGTTTTATGGagtttaaacatattttttttatgttctttccCTAGAATTTAAACCTACAGCATTTGGACTACTTACAGACAATCTTCAGCATAATGTTCAAGAGTAAGTAGCACTACCTGTCTTTATTCTTAGATAAGAGGAAACCTAAAAtcctactgattttttttcttttaaatcaaatgcaACGAGTTCAGACAAccttttgttatgtttttaaagctgACAAGAGctacattcattatttttagaGTTAGTCTTCTAGAGATCCAAAAGAAATGGCCAGAATACAGATTTAAGACCATGCTTGAGTCACATGACTTTCAAACTTAAAACACGAAAACAAATTGGTTATTAAGAGCAACAAAACTTGATAAGTATCCGTTGAATGGAAATAAATGCATATCTTTCTGAATTCTGTATCTTTCAGGATGAATCTGGATCCAAACTGCTCCAACATGTCGGTGGATTCTGGTGCTGTGAAGCTGGAGCAGGGACCCGTGGAGTACCGCATAGCAGGCCTGGTCTTCTACTGCTTCATCTTCGTCATCGGCGTGACCGTCAACCTCGTTGCTTTGTGGGTGTTTTCTCTCACCACCAAGAAGAGGAACTCCGTCACCGTCTACATGATAAACGTGGCAGTGGTGGACCTGACCTTCATCCTGCTGCTTCCCTTCAGGATGGTCTACCACCAACAGGACTACTGGCACTTTGGGGACCTGTTCTGCAGGATCATGGCGGCGCTGACCATCTTCTACCCCTGCATGGCTCTGTGGCTGTTTGCGCTCATCAGCACTGACCGCTACATGGCCATCGTGCAGCCAAAGCACGGCAAAGAGCTGAGGAACGTCCCCAAAGCCGTGGTGGGGAGTTTAGGGGTGTGGCTTATGACTCTCGGCTGCACCGTGCCGTTGCTTTTCTCAGGAGAAGACCCCGACCGCGCCTCCAACTTCACCACCTGCATCAAAATGCAAGACATCATCTACATGCGCCAAGACAACCTCGTCAACTTCGTGCGcctgatcttcttcttcttggtccCCATTTGCATCATGATTGGCTGCTACATAGTCATCGTGGACAATCTGATCCACGGCAGAACCTCTAAACTCAAGCCTAAAGTGAAGCAGAAGTCTATCCGCATCATCATCACGTTGATCATCCAGGTGCTGGTGTGCTTTGTGCCGTTCCACGTGTGTCTGGTTGTGCGTTTGCTGGGAGACGACGAAGACGGCGGGTTCAGCACATGGGCGGTCTTCACCACTTTCCTTATGAACCTGAGCACCGTGTTGGACATCATTCTGTACTACATAGTCTCCAAACAGTTCCAGGACCGAGTGATCAGCGTGATTCTGTACAGGAACTATCTGCGGAGCGTGAGGCGGAAGAGcaggcacacgcacacaggcaGCATCCGATCGATGAGCAACCTGACCAGCGCGATGATATGAAACCAAACCTCAAACTTTCACACCGGTGTGTACTGCACGCTCGCTTTGTAACactgaatgcatcactgtgCACGGGGGTTTATTATCAAAAGGATCAAAACTTGCAATTAATTTCTGAGGTGTAATTTACACTCACAGTATGGGAGTGCTGCTGTTGTGGCAAAAACATCTGTGTTCGGCGCTGATTGACTCACCCAGGAGACTGGAGATGTTTTCTGTGCATCTTTGCTCTGGCAGACAAAGCACGAGTGTCTGAGGCTCAGGTGTAACACATGCAGGCGAAAATGAAGCttataatcattaaaaaaacatccagccCACAGACAGTATCTCAATGTTTGCTTTGTAATTATGTAGAAAAGTCTTTACAGCCACGTCaaccaacaactacaacaacagacAACTCAACCGCAGGGGGGGGAACACCCACAGGAAACAATAGtgggctgtgttttttttttctccacaataTTGAAAACTTCACCTCATCTCAATGCTGCAGCAAGGTTTAAATGTAGCAATCAACTCAGGCAGATGTCAAGCACATGAGGTGCAAATAAACTGTTGAACTGCTGTCACTTTACTTCACACAACCACTCGAGGA is a window of Labrus mixtus chromosome 13, fLabMix1.1, whole genome shotgun sequence DNA encoding:
- the gpr18 gene encoding N-arachidonyl glycine receptor, with the protein product MHIFLNSVSFRMNLDPNCSNMSVDSGAVKLEQGPVEYRIAGLVFYCFIFVIGVTVNLVALWVFSLTTKKRNSVTVYMINVAVVDLTFILLLPFRMVYHQQDYWHFGDLFCRIMAALTIFYPCMALWLFALISTDRYMAIVQPKHGKELRNVPKAVVGSLGVWLMTLGCTVPLLFSGEDPDRASNFTTCIKMQDIIYMRQDNLVNFVRLIFFFLVPICIMIGCYIVIVDNLIHGRTSKLKPKVKQKSIRIIITLIIQVLVCFVPFHVCLVVRLLGDDEDGGFSTWAVFTTFLMNLSTVLDIILYYIVSKQFQDRVISVILYRNYLRSVRRKSRHTHTGSIRSMSNLTSAMI